AGGCCCGGAAGACAtacagcaaagacaaatggcaGCCGCTCGCCCAGATAAGCGCTACTTAGACTTCTCATCAGGACCGGTTTTGACTGCTGTTAGTAAATTATGGGTTGTAGCCACGTCAGTAAATGCTTTTGTTGTTATGTCTTACAGGGGATGGAAGTAGACTGCCAGCCTGAGGAGTCCATTGCCTCTGATTTTGACGAGGACTGCGTTGAACTTGGCGACGTCAAGGACATGAGATTGGAGGCAGAAGCGGTCGTCAACGACGTTCTCTTTGCCGTGTCTGAAATGCACGTGTCGCAAAGTCTCACCAGTGCGTCTGATGTGGCCTACATAAACGTGGAGACGAGAGAGGGAAATCATTATTGTCTGGAGCTCACAGAGGCCGGACTGAGGGTAAGAGGCACTCACAGCGagacagtgtttgttttttttttatttcttaaccTAAACTCTTTTAAAAGTTTGCAAAGATTGATGGTCAGTAACTCATTTCTCCTTAAACAGGTGGTGGGCTACGCTTTTGATCAAGTGAACGAGGACTTGAACACCCAGTATCATGAGACTGTTTACTCACTTCTGGACACGCTCAGTCCGGGCTACAGAGAAGCATTTGGGAATGCTCTGCTGCAGAGGCTGGAGAGACTGCAGCAAAACGGACAGTAAAAAGGACCAAGACGCTCCAGAGGCTGTACCTGTGAAACCACAGCTGACCATGCTGGTCATAAATGGATATTAGCCAATGATAACCAAGTCTTTACTTTGGCATATTATGTGATGTCCAACTGCCTAGATGCCACTACAATAAGAGCTCCGCAGCCCTATCAACCTCGCTTTGTTCTGGGTTTCATAACTTTGAATGACTTCATGTTTTCAGTGACTGCCCCAGACTGGCTGTATTGGATCTGTTGCGACATTGTGCTGTTTACTTTACTGTGGAAATATCTCCCAGCTTCCGTGTGTTACAACCTCGTAACGGAGTATGTTGTTTTAGAATTCTGATCCAGAGAAGCAGCATGTTTTGTTGAAAGTGACCACGGTCGGCCCTCTGCCCTGCTGCTCGTGCTGAAGCTGCAACCTGATAACGGATGTCTGCTCAAATACGCCCGGCTAGTTTGTATTCAGCAAGTGTTCCTGGGAAAGAGCCATGTTCTCTTCAAGTTAATACTGCCTTAATTACTggctttttagaaaaaaaaaaacccaaagaatTAAATTAGCTCATTAACTTTCACTCATTTTGTATTGACTGAGATGGTGGTATTAGTGAGGCTGCTGGTTCATACGGAGgtcagaaaaaaattcaacttattttattttaaaagctcAGATTACTTTGCAGAATAGGCTGACTTCTCTTCTCAGTCCCATTCAATTGTTATTGCATCTCAAACTTGCATTTTAAgttgttcatttaaaaagaataagaaaaaaaaagctgtccTATTATTGGCGGTTTTGTTTTCAAATTTCTTGTTTCTGTTCATCTTTAATGAGGGATTTTGGAGctgcatttcttttctttcagtgtACCTGTGACCTGGTGATAATCCTTCTTCAGTATTATCAAATCTACTTTAAGAAAATTGGTTCTCTCTCTGTATTCATGCGCTCCCTCCTTGCTGCTAACCTTTGCTAACACCAATAAAATCTCAGAAGTGTGTCAGTCTGCGAGGCTGTTTCATGATAACAGATGTGTGAAAGTGGACTTAAGTCCAAAGCCGAGGTGGAATACACAGAAATTTAAGGTACTTGTACTTTGAGTATTTCCATTTGATGCTACTTCATATGTCaaccccatttaaaaaaaattgtgacgctgtttaaaatgattgaaagctgaatgcaatgatttgcaaaactCCTAAAGAACTATTTGATTCACAGtagaaaatgttgaaaatgaaacattttcatgaaaaataaaagcacatcGTGAATTTAAAAGCGGCCCTGTTTCAAACAAGTTAAGACGGGTCCACGTTTACCACCACCATGTTGCATCGCCTCAAGCACAAAAGTCCATACATGTTTGGGAGCTGAGGAGACCCGTTGCTGGACCCAGggccgccgatagggggggacaaacgggtattttgtcccgggcccaggaatgggggggggcccaaaaaaaaaaaaaaaaattttaaattaaaaaaaaaaaaaaaaggaatatgggcattagtccgcaaatatgtccacaagtttcaggcacgcacgccaatcaggctgaattgatttgagaatcatcctcggtcagctgaatgacaggcagtgtaacgcggctctggtttaaccttattttgtttaaaataagccagtatagacatggcaacgtgtgaaattgccatttagatagagttaaatgtaacgaatgggttataaacgtgacgttttggggtagcctgtaactttcgttaCAGGGGGGGgcccattcagagaattttgtcccgggcccagccaaacctgtcagcggccctggcTGGACCTGTAGGATTCTGGATGCTCAACAGTCCCAAGTCTGTCGTGTGTTTCCAGTGTTTCTGGATCAAGTTCAcatgtggcttcttctttgcacgatagagctttaacctacGTTTGTGGATGGTactgtgaactgtgttcacaaacAGTGATTTGTGGaaatgttcctgagcccatgcagggaTTTCTTTGACAGAatcatgtgtgtttttaatgcagagctgcctgagggcctgaagatcacaCTTTCTACATTTcatatgttttctgtgttctactgtaaataaaatattggtttatgagatttaaaGAATTGTGGCATTGTTCTACTTTACACTATGTCACAATGATTTGAACACCTGTCTACATTAGTTGTTTGTGGATTCTTCATACGCACATTTCCTCTCTAAActtaacaggttttttttttttttttttttcgacgaCTTTGCAAGGCCCTTTCAGCGAAAATGATCAGATATAATCATGCCTCACTGTAATCTTGACCAGCTAATACTCTTGATGCTATTCTGCTGATTTCAGTTTGATTTATAATCTGCCAATTCAAAAACCGGTCATTTCAAGGTACTTTACGAAGATGCATCAATGGATGAATGACACGAGGTTACTCAGAGTGAGCAGTTCGTATAAAGTGATGAGTTCCTGAATATTTAGAGCTGGATTTCCTGCAAATGTGCTGGCAAGCAAGAGGAAACAGACAGAGATGGCTTTGTTATGTCGAGGTATTGCTGCCACTCCCCTCAAGAAAATACTATCATTCCAATATGTTGAAGGCACTTCTAGTTGgtatttttgcacatttttaaagaataaagaaaagaaaaataaacagaatatttctttgttttctcatATACACAGTACATAAATAAACAGTTAGCTTCCAAATGGTAAAGAGTTTTAAAACTTATGACATTTAAGTTCAGATCAGAGTACAACAGACACATAGATCATTATGAATCATTAAAGCTTTAAACCATCtagtttagaactgaagaagcctttcggatgagaaatgaaacgtcttcaagatccaagaagaagtccagttgcccttattcaagcttttAGGATTCAGTATCCAGCGTTAGGTAAGAATTAAAGGCTAACCCTTGGACAGATGTTGAGAGAATGCAAGTACAAAGTGCTGACTTTTAAGTAAACCAATTTTTACGATGCAGTTCTTAtactaaaaaataaaatcactaaGGCTCACTCCCAATTCCTCTCCTTGTCCCTACTCCATTTTGTGGGTCCAAGTTACCCCTTCCCTACACCCTGATAGGCAAGATGAACGCTGCTCCTTGATCCCAACAGAAAAAAGGTGCcttacctttaaaaaaaaaaaaaaaaaaaacaacaacaaaggggCGGGGTTAAGTTTAGGCTTTAATGCTCTCTTCTCTAAAGGATACAGATGGGTACAATTTACCACAGCACGTTGTCTTGAGGCTGCTagcatactcaacatttcagagaaactGATCAACTATCA
This region of Odontesthes bonariensis isolate fOdoBon6 chromosome 17, fOdoBon6.hap1, whole genome shotgun sequence genomic DNA includes:
- the gskip gene encoding GSK3-beta interaction protein; protein product: MEVDCQPEESIASDFDEDCVELGDVKDMRLEAEAVVNDVLFAVSEMHVSQSLTSASDVAYINVETREGNHYCLELTEAGLRVVGYAFDQVNEDLNTQYHETVYSLLDTLSPGYREAFGNALLQRLERLQQNGQ